One segment of Scomber scombrus chromosome 3, fScoSco1.1, whole genome shotgun sequence DNA contains the following:
- the LOC133978042 gene encoding uncharacterized protein LOC133978042, whose protein sequence is MFLFLHYFRCRRERAVHPVALVVTSLFVFLTTFLKLLFNYFSACKPDMLYPMDMDTTPQESSSTRRIYSRNQLLAVRTKGTTDNAYVNSIPKELRRPYRGCRAGAKVKARVLAKRWKYKPSIPLCVIGNVNSLTNKTDELESLVRNVKLYRECSLMVLTETWLNNNTLDANIELPGFSHVRADRDRSLSGKSKGGGLVLYINNRWCNPGNVTVKDIICCPDVELVAVSLRPYYLPREFTNAIIVCVYIQRRAKAENACDVIHSTIARLQAQHPDAFIAISGDFNHVTLDSTLPAFYQFVNCPTRQSRTIDLLYANIKDAYTATALPPLGKSDHNLVSLQPLYTPRVRREPITTHTFRMYSLPNSSGCFNILWSPASSSMRWCAGEEALRRGMPGDWIGW, encoded by the coding sequence atgtttcttttcttgcaCTACTTCCGGTGCCGGCGAGAGCGGGCGGTCCACCCAGTAGCTCTCGTTGTTAcgtctttgtttgtctttttaactacttttttaaaactactttttaaCTACTTTTCCGCTTGCAAACCGGACATGTTATATCCTATGGATATGGATACCACTCCGCAGGAAAGCAGCAGCACAAGGCGGATTTACTCGAGGAATCAGTTACTAGCGGTGAGAACAAAGGGAACTACAGACAACGCTTACGTTAACAGCATACCGAAGGAGTTGAGACGTCCCTACCGAGGCTGCAGAGCGGGGGCTAAAGTTAAGGCGAGGGTCCTGGCGAAGCGGTGGAAGTATAAACCGTCTATCCCTTTGTGTGTGATTGGTAACGTTAATTCACTCACAAACAAAACTGACGAACTGGAATCTCTGGTGAGGAACGTAAAACTGTACAGGGAATGCAGCTTGATGGTTCTTACGGAGACGTGGCTGAACAATAACACACTAGATGCTAACATTGAGCTTCCCGGTTTCTCACATGTGAGGGCGGACAGAGACCGGAGTTTGAGTGGAAAGAGCAAAGGTGGAGGGCTCGTACTTTACATCAACAACAGATGGTGTAACCCCGGAAATGTTACGGTGAAGGACATTATCTGCTGCCCGGATGTTGAACTGGTAGCGGTGAGTTTACGTCCATATTACTTGCCGCGAGAGTTCACAAACGCCATCATCGTCTGTGTTTACATACAGCGTCGAGCTAAGGCTGAAAACGCGTGTGACGTCATCCACTCAACTATCGCGAGACTCCAGGCTCAGCACCCCGATGCTTTCATTGCCATATCAGGGGATTTTAATCATGTCACATTGGACTCAACACTGCCCGCCTTTTACCAGTTTGTTAACTGCCCCACACGACAGAGCAGAACAATTGATCTTCTGTATGCCAATATTAAGGATGCTTATACTGCCACTGCACTACCACCACTGGGGAAATCAGATCACAATCTGGTCTCCCTACAACCACTGTACACTCCACGCGTCCGGAGAGAACCAATCACAACACACACTTTCAGGATGTATTCCCTCCCAAACTCCTCGGGATGTTTTAACATTCTGTGGTCGCCAGCGTCCTCTTCTATGCGGTGGTGTGCTGGGGAGGAAGCACTAAGAAGAGGGATGCCGGGCGACTGGATAGGCTGGTAA